In bacterium, the genomic stretch CCTTCGCGCGAATACGCTTCCGCCTCCGCCGGTCCGAGACGCGCCATCTCGGCGATGTCCGCGCCGGCGGCGAACGCCTTCCCGCCGGCGCCCGCCAGCACGACGGCGCGCGGCGCCGGATCGTCGGCCGCGGCGGCGAGCTCGTCCTCGAGCGCGGCGATCGTCGCCCGGTCGAGCGCGTTGAGCTTGTCCGGGCGGTTGATCGTCAGGACGAGCGCGGAGCGGATCGCGGCGCGGAGGACGAGCGGTTCGGCGGACATAGGGGCGCCTCTAGATTCGGAACTGCGCGGCCTTGACGTTGCGCCGGAAGTCCCCGCTGTCCACGCGCACGGTGAGGCACATCTCGGCGAGCCGCGAGGCGAGCCGCTCGCCGATCCGCTCGGCGAGCGATTCTTCGCCCGGCGGGGGATCGAAGACGCGGTTCGTGGTGATGATCGTCAGCCGCTGCCCGTTGTAGCGCTCGTTGATGATCAGCCCCAGCGTCTCCATCGCCCACGGCGTGGCCCGCTGGCAGCCGAGATCGTCGAGCACGAGGACGTCGGCGTCGATCGCCGGCTGCAGCACGGCGAAGCTCGGCGTCTCGCTGCGGCGGTCGAAGCCGTCCTGGATGCTCCGCAGGAGGCGCGTGAACTCCGCGAACAGCCCCTTCGCGCCCCGCTCGAGGACCATCTGCCGCAGCGCGGCGACGGCGAGGTGGGTCTTCCCCGCGCCGCACGGCCCGCAGAGCAGCAGCCCGCGGTCGCCGCCGGGGAACTGGTCCACGGTCTGCCGGGCGAGGCGCAGCGCCTCGCGCAGCGAAGCGTTGAGCGCCTGGAATTCTTCCCACGTGCAGTGTTCGTAGCGCGCCGGGATTCCCGACTGCGCGAGCCGCAGCCGCGCACGCTCGGCCAGACGGCAGGGACAGGGGCGCGCGGCGCTGCGGCCGTTCGCCTCCTCGCGGACGAAGCCGGTCCCCTTGCAGACGGGGCACGGCGCGCCGGGCGCGCCCGGCGGTATCGAGGTCGTTCCGGACATGTCAGTTCAGGTAGCTCCGCAGTTGCTGGCACTTGGACGAGCGGTTCAGCTTCTTGAGCGCCTGCGCCTCGATCTGGCGGATCCGCTCGCGGGAGAGGTTCATCGCCTCGCCGATTTCCTTGAGCGTCTTCGGCTCCTCCCCCGTCAGGCCGAAGCGCAGCGAGAGGACGCGCCGCTCCTTCTCGTCCAGCTCGCCGAGCGCGCGCCGGACCTGCGAGCGCAGGGCGCCGCGCAGCAGCACGGCGTCGGCCGCGGGAATGACGTCCTGCTCGAGCTTGTCGGAGAGATGGAACTCGTGCTCCTCGTCGATCACCGCGGAGAGGGAGAGGTTCTCGTCGGAGACCTGGAGCAGCGTCGTCACGTCGTCGGCCGGCACGTCCATCGCCTCGGCGATTTCGTCCACCGACGGGCGGCGTTCGAGCTCGGTCATCAGCGCCGCCTGCGTCTTGCCGATCCGGTAGAGCAGGTTCGCCTGCTTCTGCGGCAGGCGGAACGGCCCGCTCTGGTCGGAGAGCGCGTGGATGATCGCCTGGCGGATCCACCAGACGGCGTAGGTGATGAACTTGACGTTCTTGTCCGGGTCGAACCGCTTCGCGGCTTCGATCAGCCCGACGTTCCCTTCGTTGATCAGGTCGAGGAACGACAGCCCGAGGCCGCGGTACCGCTTGGCGAACGAGACGACGAAGCGGAGATTCGCCTCGACCAGCCGCTGCAGCGCCTGCTGGTCCCCCTCGTGGATCCGCCGCCCCAGCTCCCGCTCCTCCTCGACGGTGACGCGGGGGAGCTTGGCGATCTCCTTGAGGTACTTCTTGAGCGCTTCGGGGGAGCCTTGGCCCCGCTGCCGCGACGCGCCCAAGTCGTCGCCGTAATCGTCCGCCATCTACCGCCCTCCCGCGCGCGTCCGGCCGGCCGCGGGTCCGCGGGCGTCCGGACGGACATTATACGGGGCGCGGCTCAATGATTGCCGCCCGCCGAGGAAACGGGGACCGTGCGGGCGCGCGACTCGGGCCGCTTCGGCAGGCTGACGTGGAGCATTCCCTCCTCGAGGGCGGCGTCGACGTTGTCGATGTCCAGCCCCGCCGGGAGTTCGAAGCGGCGCAGGAAACGCCCGGTCGGCCGCTCGAGGCGGAGGTAGTTCCCCTCCCCGTCGGCGTCGCGGCGGCGCGTCCCCTGGATCAGCAGGGTCTGCTCGTCCACGCGGAGGTCGATTTCGTCGCGGTCGAGCCCCGGCAGCTCGCAGAAGACCTCGTACCGCTCGGCGCCGTCCACGACGTCCGCCGGCGGCTCGAAGACGCCGACCGTCTCCCCTTCCGCGGCGAGCGGCGCGGGGCCGGTGAGGACCGATTCGAAGAGCTTGTTCATCCGGTCCTGGATCGCCAGCAGATCCCGGAACGGGTCCCACCCTTTCATCGTCGTCCCTCCCGGAAGGCCGGGCTTCCGGCCGGGGCCATGTTAACCCGGAACGGCGGCGGACCGGGCCGCGGGCCGCCCGGCGCGACGCGTCTTTTGGACGGGCCGGCCCGTCGCGGCCGCCCCGCCCCGCGGACGAAAAGGGAGCGGCCGCGCAGGGCCGCTCCCTCTTCCCGTTTCGCGCGCGAATCCGCTACTGCTGCTTGCCGTCGTCCACGACCTCGGCGTCCACGACGTCCCCTTCGGGACGTCCGCCGGGGGCCGC encodes the following:
- a CDS encoding ATP-binding protein; translation: MSGTTSIPPGAPGAPCPVCKGTGFVREEANGRSAARPCPCRLAERARLRLAQSGIPARYEHCTWEEFQALNASLREALRLARQTVDQFPGGDRGLLLCGPCGAGKTHLAVAALRQMVLERGAKGLFAEFTRLLRSIQDGFDRRSETPSFAVLQPAIDADVLVLDDLGCQRATPWAMETLGLIINERYNGQRLTIITTNRVFDPPPGEESLAERIGERLASRLAEMCLTVRVDSGDFRRNVKAAQFRI
- a CDS encoding RNA polymerase sigma factor RpoD/SigA; translation: MADDYGDDLGASRQRGQGSPEALKKYLKEIAKLPRVTVEEERELGRRIHEGDQQALQRLVEANLRFVVSFAKRYRGLGLSFLDLINEGNVGLIEAAKRFDPDKNVKFITYAVWWIRQAIIHALSDQSGPFRLPQKQANLLYRIGKTQAALMTELERRPSVDEIAEAMDVPADDVTTLLQVSDENLSLSAVIDEEHEFHLSDKLEQDVIPAADAVLLRGALRSQVRRALGELDEKERRVLSLRFGLTGEEPKTLKEIGEAMNLSRERIRQIEAQALKKLNRSSKCQQLRSYLN
- a CDS encoding Hsp20/alpha crystallin family protein, which codes for MKGWDPFRDLLAIQDRMNKLFESVLTGPAPLAAEGETVGVFEPPADVVDGAERYEVFCELPGLDRDEIDLRVDEQTLLIQGTRRRDADGEGNYLRLERPTGRFLRRFELPAGLDIDNVDAALEEGMLHVSLPKRPESRARTVPVSSAGGNH